The following coding sequences are from one Paenibacillus sp. FSL R5-0912 window:
- a CDS encoding GGDEF domain-containing protein, whose product MLQFHALYGIGFGLFGIVQLYFAFPLGDGTIIDFRQVSILAATYLGGPVTGMISTSLIALFRLFFLGEINEATLLGVVNIAITFLVGVFAFSLKIPDFYRWLVAACGMVILSTCILLPLVGWTNIGTILLFDMICFMACLFNYLLINHLKRSHDALEMFKEAAERDFLTGLHNPRSFNLIFKKTAEISALQNEAFSLLLIDIDHFKVVNDTYGHAAGDVVLSKLADILQSGIRIRDYCARKGGEEFAVLLLRCTADKGMMVAEKLRTSVQDSIFVLPDQSQLRITISVGVSSFPESAPAEMLEKADEALYEAKGKGRNQVCYAEPQLT is encoded by the coding sequence ATGCTTCAATTCCATGCTTTATACGGAATCGGGTTTGGACTGTTTGGCATTGTTCAGCTGTATTTTGCTTTTCCTTTAGGCGATGGCACCATTATAGATTTCCGGCAAGTCTCGATTCTGGCAGCCACATATCTTGGCGGGCCTGTTACCGGGATGATTTCGACAAGTTTAATTGCTTTGTTCCGGCTTTTTTTCCTTGGTGAAATTAATGAAGCGACCCTATTAGGCGTTGTAAATATCGCGATTACTTTTCTGGTGGGCGTTTTTGCTTTTTCGCTTAAAATCCCGGATTTTTACCGGTGGCTGGTTGCAGCTTGCGGTATGGTCATACTCTCCACCTGTATACTACTTCCGCTGGTAGGCTGGACTAACATAGGCACGATTCTTTTATTTGACATGATTTGTTTTATGGCATGCCTGTTTAATTATCTGCTCATTAACCACCTGAAGAGATCCCATGACGCTTTAGAAATGTTTAAAGAGGCTGCAGAGCGGGATTTCCTTACGGGACTCCATAATCCCCGGTCCTTTAATCTGATTTTCAAAAAAACGGCGGAAATAAGCGCGCTCCAGAATGAAGCGTTCTCTCTGCTGTTAATAGATATCGATCATTTCAAGGTTGTTAATGATACATACGGTCATGCGGCCGGAGATGTGGTTCTGTCTAAACTCGCGGATATTCTCCAGTCCGGTATCCGTATACGCGATTATTGTGCACGTAAAGGTGGGGAAGAGTTCGCGGTTCTGCTTCTGCGGTGTACGGCAGATAAAGGCATGATGGTCGCCGAGAAGCTGCGTACCTCGGTTCAAGACAGCATCTTTGTACTTCCTGACCAGTCCCAGCTAAGGATTACGATTTCTGTAGGGGTTTCTTCTTTTCCGGAATCTGCCCCGGCAGAAATGCTGGAGAAAGCCGACGAAGCTTTATATGAGGCTAAAGGAAAAGGCAGAAACCAGGTTTGCTATGCTGAACCCCAGCTTACATAA
- a CDS encoding dihydrofolate reductase family protein: MGRVILQMNVTLDGCCDHTQVIANEELHQYTVDLMDQANGLLMGRKIYQLMESAWPAIAISGAGPQFLVDFAHKLDRKPKYVFSRTLDQLSWQNSFLLTGTVSEEVQQLTAEGKSLVVNGGPGLGSTLAGLGLVDEYHILVQPIVAGHGPQLLGGVRDRLDLKLSETTTFGSGVVVLRYTPVR; this comes from the coding sequence ATGGGGCGTGTAATCCTGCAGATGAATGTGACGCTGGACGGTTGCTGTGACCACACGCAGGTGATAGCGAATGAGGAGCTCCACCAGTATACGGTGGATTTGATGGACCAGGCCAATGGCCTGCTTATGGGACGTAAAATCTACCAGTTGATGGAAAGCGCTTGGCCAGCCATTGCTATTAGCGGTGCAGGACCACAATTTTTGGTCGACTTTGCACATAAGCTCGACCGGAAACCCAAGTATGTCTTCTCGCGGACGCTGGATCAGTTGTCGTGGCAGAACTCTTTTTTGCTAACGGGGACAGTATCAGAGGAAGTGCAGCAGCTTACTGCAGAAGGAAAGAGCCTGGTCGTTAACGGCGGTCCCGGCCTCGGCTCTACTCTGGCAGGGCTAGGCTTGGTGGATGAATATCACATCCTGGTACAGCCAATCGTTGCCGGTCATGGTCCCCAATTGTTAGGGGGAGTCCGTGACCGGCTGGATCTGAAGCTGAGCGAAACCACAACCTTCGGCTCCGGCGTCGTTGTACTCCGCTATACGCCCGTCCGTTAA
- a CDS encoding PadR family transcriptional regulator, which translates to MLKGVLEGCVLEIISRKETYGYEITRQLNTLGFSDVVEGTVYTILIRLEKSKLVDTSKKPSDMGPPRKFFALNNAGREELQKFWGKWEFVSSKMNELKERKQ; encoded by the coding sequence ATGCTGAAGGGCGTGCTTGAAGGATGTGTCCTTGAAATTATAAGCCGCAAAGAAACCTACGGTTACGAAATTACTAGGCAACTGAATACCCTCGGCTTCAGTGATGTGGTAGAGGGAACGGTGTACACCATTCTGATCCGGCTTGAGAAGAGCAAGCTGGTAGATACTTCTAAGAAACCTTCCGATATGGGCCCGCCGCGCAAGTTCTTCGCGCTTAATAATGCGGGGCGTGAAGAGCTGCAGAAATTCTGGGGCAAGTGGGAGTTCGTATCCTCCAAAATGAACGAGTTAAAGGAGAGAAAACAATGA
- a CDS encoding DUF1048 domain-containing protein, whose protein sequence is MNFWEKITGSDMTKEFKNFELRVTKLPADYQAAWKQIKDGLWPHSDLTGRNLMPILDGVLGLLEETAADGQNAREVLGDDIKGFCSALAGEEGAKSYRDKWRQELNNTIARKLGK, encoded by the coding sequence ATGAATTTTTGGGAAAAAATCACCGGCAGCGACATGACCAAAGAATTCAAAAATTTCGAGCTGCGGGTCACAAAGCTCCCGGCTGATTATCAGGCGGCCTGGAAACAAATTAAAGACGGGCTTTGGCCGCACTCCGATCTCACCGGCCGCAATCTTATGCCCATTCTTGACGGTGTGCTTGGCCTTCTGGAAGAAACGGCGGCAGACGGACAGAATGCAAGGGAAGTGTTAGGTGATGATATCAAAGGCTTTTGTTCCGCACTGGCCGGCGAAGAAGGGGCAAAGTCTTACCGCGACAAGTGGCGCCAGGAGCTGAACAATACTATTGCCAGAAAATTAGGGAAATAG
- a CDS encoding DUF1048 domain-containing protein, which translates to MRIRDIIEGKKEWRAHVARVKALPQDYQIVYKELQKYLFKVGPVELTEGTDLLSGIVDLFEEGAALGKGVLEVTGRDVAAFCDDLIKDSKTYADIYQEPVDKEVAKAMKKAMDKTK; encoded by the coding sequence ATGAGAATACGGGATATAATTGAGGGCAAAAAAGAGTGGCGGGCGCATGTTGCGCGTGTTAAAGCACTCCCGCAGGATTACCAGATTGTTTACAAAGAGCTGCAAAAGTATCTTTTCAAGGTCGGTCCGGTGGAGCTCACAGAGGGGACGGATCTGCTCTCGGGAATTGTGGATCTGTTTGAAGAGGGCGCCGCCCTGGGAAAAGGAGTGCTTGAGGTCACGGGCAGGGACGTAGCAGCTTTCTGCGACGATCTCATTAAAGATTCCAAAACCTACGCTGATATCTATCAGGAACCTGTAGACAAAGAAGTGGCCAAGGCGATGAAAAAGGCTATGGATAAAACCAAGTGA
- a CDS encoding ABC transporter ATP-binding protein → MGNAIEVKGLRKSFNNIEVLKGVNFEVRRGEIYALLGSNGAGKTTIVRTLTTLLKQDGGSATVNGFDVASKPDHVRESISLTGQFAAVDEILTGRENLIMIARLRHLNHPHQIADDLLKRFGLTEAGSRRVSTYSGGMRRRLDIAMSLVGEPQLIFLDEPTTGLDPEGRGEVWKTVKELAAKGTTVFLTTQYLEEAEQLADQIAILHEGRIIANGTLAELKKLFPPDKVEYVEKQPTLEEIFLAITAKKEGK, encoded by the coding sequence ATGGGTAATGCAATAGAAGTAAAAGGTCTGCGAAAGTCCTTCAATAATATAGAAGTTCTGAAAGGTGTCAATTTCGAGGTGCGGCGCGGCGAAATTTACGCGCTGCTCGGTTCCAATGGTGCGGGTAAGACAACGATTGTCAGAACCCTCACTACACTGCTGAAACAGGACGGGGGAAGTGCCACCGTCAACGGCTTTGATGTCGCCTCGAAGCCTGATCATGTACGCGAGTCGATCAGCCTGACCGGACAGTTTGCCGCCGTTGACGAGATATTGACCGGCCGTGAGAACCTGATCATGATCGCCAGGCTCCGTCACCTGAATCATCCGCATCAGATAGCGGACGATCTATTGAAGCGGTTCGGCCTGACCGAAGCCGGGAGCCGCAGGGTGTCTACTTATTCGGGCGGTATGCGCCGGAGACTGGACATCGCCATGAGCCTTGTAGGAGAGCCGCAGCTTATTTTTCTCGACGAGCCGACCACCGGACTTGACCCCGAAGGACGGGGCGAAGTCTGGAAGACAGTCAAAGAGCTTGCCGCTAAGGGCACGACCGTATTTCTGACCACGCAGTATTTGGAGGAAGCCGAACAGCTGGCCGATCAAATTGCCATCCTGCATGAGGGCAGGATCATTGCGAACGGCACACTCGCCGAGCTGAAGAAGCTGTTTCCGCCTGACAAGGTGGAGTATGTGGAGAAACAACCCACATTAGAAGAGATATTCCTCGCCATCACCGCTAAAAAGGAGGGAAAGTAA
- a CDS encoding ABC transporter permease, producing MEMTVRHFFSDMSVMLGRSMRHIIRSMDTIITVTITPIAMLLLFVYVLGGAIQTGTDNYVNYLLPGILLIAIASGISYTAYRLFMDMQSGIFERFHSMPIARSAALWGHVLTSLVSNAISVAVIILVGLLMGFRSPAGVLSWLAVAGILALFTLALTWIAVIAGLSAKSVDGAGAFSYPLIFLPFISSAFVPTETMPRAVRIFAENQPVTSIVEAVRALLAGQPAGHDIWTALAWCLGIMIAAYLFAMRVYKRKAA from the coding sequence ATGGAAATGACAGTGAGACACTTCTTCAGTGATATGAGCGTAATGCTTGGACGTTCCATGCGCCATATTATCCGCAGCATGGATACCATCATCACAGTCACCATCACTCCGATCGCTATGCTGCTCCTGTTCGTTTATGTGCTCGGCGGGGCCATTCAGACCGGCACGGACAACTATGTGAATTACCTGCTGCCCGGCATCCTGCTGATTGCAATTGCTAGCGGCATCTCCTATACAGCTTACCGGCTGTTCATGGATATGCAGAGCGGCATTTTCGAACGGTTCCACTCGATGCCGATTGCACGTTCCGCAGCGCTCTGGGGGCATGTGCTGACCTCACTTGTGTCCAATGCGATTTCGGTTGCCGTCATCATCCTTGTAGGGCTCCTTATGGGCTTCCGCTCTCCGGCTGGAGTATTGTCATGGCTTGCCGTGGCCGGTATACTGGCGCTGTTCACGCTGGCCCTGACTTGGATCGCGGTGATTGCCGGACTGTCCGCCAAATCGGTAGACGGCGCAGGTGCCTTTTCTTACCCGCTAATCTTCCTTCCCTTTATCAGTTCCGCATTTGTGCCTACTGAAACGATGCCGCGCGCTGTCCGTATTTTTGCTGAGAACCAGCCGGTAACTTCAATAGTGGAAGCGGTCCGCGCCCTGCTGGCAGGGCAGCCTGCCGGACATGACATCTGGACTGCACTTGCCTGGTGCCTGGGGATAATGATTGCCGCATATCTGTTTGCGATGCGCGTATATAAACGAAAGGCGGCGTGA
- a CDS encoding MFS transporter: MKLSKEEKSWILYDCGNSAYSMAVTTALLPIIFGMFTTVGSSMDLGYFNSIASILVAVLSPILGTIADYKDRKKRFFIFFAAVGVLATASLAFVSPDSGQWQLLIAFYILSAVGFAGANIFYDSFLVDITDDERMDKVSTRGFAFGYIFSCIPFGISLLLIFMMGMDKAIGYQIGFIITALWWGLLTVPMIRDVKQRYYIEPEPNPVANSFKRMANTFMNIRQHKIVFVFLIAYFFYIDGVDTIIKMVVPYATSVLGGDSLDTFTLLGILLIIQIIAFPCAILYGNLAKTHSARKLIIFGIFTYIISCIAAFFITSVWHIFILGALIGSAQGGIQALSRSYFAKIIPKENSNEFFGFYNIFGKFAAILGPALMSLTTTLTGEARFSILSIIPLFLIGFFIFITLPKGN, from the coding sequence ATGAAGCTGAGTAAAGAGGAGAAATCATGGATTCTGTATGACTGCGGTAATTCTGCCTACTCGATGGCGGTGACTACGGCGCTTTTGCCCATTATCTTCGGCATGTTCACAACTGTGGGCAGCAGTATGGATTTGGGCTATTTCAATTCCATTGCCAGTATTCTGGTGGCGGTGCTCAGTCCGATCCTGGGGACGATTGCCGATTACAAGGACCGGAAGAAGCGCTTCTTCATTTTCTTCGCTGCGGTAGGCGTGCTTGCTACGGCTTCTCTGGCCTTCGTGTCACCGGATAGCGGACAATGGCAGCTGCTGATTGCTTTTTACATTCTGTCAGCGGTCGGGTTTGCCGGGGCCAATATCTTCTATGATTCCTTCCTGGTCGATATTACAGATGATGAGCGGATGGATAAGGTATCGACGAGAGGGTTTGCCTTCGGTTATATCTTCAGCTGTATTCCGTTCGGAATCAGCCTGCTGCTGATCTTCATGATGGGGATGGACAAGGCCATCGGTTATCAGATCGGATTCATCATTACTGCACTATGGTGGGGGCTGCTCACTGTGCCTATGATCAGAGATGTGAAGCAGCGCTACTATATTGAGCCTGAACCCAATCCGGTTGCAAACAGCTTCAAAAGAATGGCGAACACCTTCATGAATATCCGCCAGCACAAAATTGTATTTGTATTCCTGATCGCGTATTTCTTCTATATCGACGGGGTAGATACCATTATTAAAATGGTGGTGCCGTATGCGACTTCGGTGCTGGGCGGGGATTCCCTGGACACTTTCACCCTGCTGGGCATTCTGCTCATCATCCAGATCATTGCCTTTCCGTGTGCGATTCTCTACGGTAATCTGGCCAAAACCCACTCTGCCCGCAAGCTGATTATCTTCGGGATTTTCACTTATATCATTTCCTGTATTGCGGCTTTCTTCATCACCTCAGTGTGGCATATCTTTATTCTCGGCGCGCTGATCGGTTCGGCCCAGGGTGGCATCCAGGCGCTCAGCCGGTCGTATTTCGCGAAAATCATCCCGAAGGAGAATTCCAATGAATTCTTCGGCTTCTATAATATCTTCGGCAAGTTCGCGGCAATTCTCGGCCCGGCGCTGATGTCACTGACTACGACGTTAACGGGCGAGGCCCGCTTTAGCATTTTATCCATAATTCCGCTGTTTCTGATCGGATTCTTCATCTTCATCACACTACCTAAGGGGAACTAA
- a CDS encoding alkaline phosphatase family protein, with protein sequence MELTTPRAPLAKHLIVISYDAFSEDNWELASRLPNLSKLIKQGAHSNRLRSVYPTLTYVVHTTIATGVHPDKHGIHHNNPLQPFVKEEDQRWFWFREAVKVPTIYDAARKAGLSTAGLLWPVSGKSSIRYNIPEIRALKGENQALKVLRSGSPAYCIRMELKYGRIRQGITQPYLDDFTTKCAIDTIKRNKPNLLMMHLIDLDDAKHLYGTDSDEVKEVILRMDNRLGELLQAVDDAGIRQDTVIMVLGDHGQFNVRYKVHLNNLLLAKGLIYEEGGIMKWRAYFQCGGGSAYLHVQPGDEEAQQQALTAVEEYMKDGASGIECVYNRENLDDLHASPYTMFMLEARRGYCFDESLEEQLVTDLQAHGVRYATHGYSPDKSGYRCNFVVSGGMIKQDYSIGDIEMVDIAPTLGRILGINFGHGDGRALEEIVAD encoded by the coding sequence ATGGAACTGACAACGCCTCGCGCGCCATTAGCTAAACATCTGATCGTCATTTCCTACGATGCCTTCTCGGAGGACAACTGGGAGCTGGCCAGCCGGCTGCCCAATTTATCCAAACTGATTAAGCAAGGTGCCCACAGCAACCGCTTGCGGAGTGTATATCCCACACTCACCTATGTAGTTCATACCACCATTGCTACCGGCGTTCATCCGGACAAGCACGGTATTCACCACAACAATCCGCTGCAGCCGTTCGTGAAGGAGGAGGACCAGCGCTGGTTCTGGTTCCGTGAGGCGGTCAAGGTACCGACAATTTATGATGCTGCACGTAAGGCAGGGCTCAGTACCGCCGGACTCCTCTGGCCGGTTTCGGGCAAGTCCTCGATCCGTTATAATATTCCGGAAATCAGGGCGCTGAAAGGTGAGAATCAGGCACTTAAGGTGCTGAGAAGTGGCAGTCCCGCCTACTGCATCCGGATGGAGCTGAAATACGGCCGGATCAGGCAAGGGATTACCCAGCCTTACCTGGATGACTTTACAACGAAGTGTGCGATAGACACGATTAAGCGCAACAAGCCTAATCTGCTCATGATGCATCTGATTGACCTGGATGATGCCAAACATCTGTATGGGACAGACAGTGATGAGGTGAAAGAAGTCATCCTGCGCATGGATAACCGGCTGGGTGAGCTCCTGCAGGCTGTGGATGATGCCGGGATCAGGCAAGATACGGTGATTATGGTCCTCGGAGACCATGGTCAGTTCAATGTGAGGTATAAGGTGCATCTGAACAATCTCTTGCTGGCAAAGGGTCTGATCTATGAAGAGGGCGGCATAATGAAATGGCGGGCGTATTTCCAGTGCGGCGGAGGTTCAGCGTACCTGCATGTCCAGCCGGGAGACGAGGAAGCGCAGCAGCAGGCACTCACGGCTGTTGAAGAATACATGAAGGACGGGGCGTCAGGAATTGAATGTGTGTATAACCGGGAGAACCTGGATGATCTTCATGCGAGTCCCTATACAATGTTTATGCTTGAAGCGCGGCGCGGCTATTGTTTCGATGAGAGTCTAGAGGAGCAGCTGGTTACCGATTTGCAGGCACATGGAGTTCGTTATGCTACGCATGGTTATTCTCCTGACAAAAGCGGCTACCGGTGCAATTTTGTCGTTTCCGGCGGCATGATTAAACAGGACTACTCTATCGGCGATATCGAAATGGTCGATATTGCGCCGACGCTGGGAAGAATTCTGGGGATCAATTTCGGTCACGGGGACGGGAGAGCATTGGAAGAGATTGTTGCAGATTAA
- the rhaM gene encoding L-rhamnose mutarotase, whose amino-acid sequence MIRKASVMHVYPDAYEEYKRRHDELWPEMAEELKNHGAHHYSIFLDEETGSLFAYVEIEDEERWDQMSQTEICRKWWVYMEPLMETNADHSPVSKSLKEVFYLK is encoded by the coding sequence GTGATTAGAAAAGCGAGTGTTATGCATGTTTATCCCGATGCTTATGAGGAGTACAAACGCCGTCATGATGAGCTGTGGCCGGAGATGGCTGAAGAGCTGAAGAACCATGGCGCACATCATTATTCTATTTTTCTGGATGAAGAAACGGGCAGCCTGTTTGCTTACGTAGAGATTGAAGACGAAGAGCGGTGGGATCAGATGTCGCAGACGGAGATTTGCCGGAAGTGGTGGGTGTATATGGAGCCGTTAATGGAGACTAACGCTGATCACAGCCCGGTATCCAAGAGCCTGAAAGAAGTATTCTATTTAAAATAG
- a CDS encoding DUF2975 domain-containing protein, whose product MKRKPGSTTFLKAVIILFGMAALALCVFVVPEIAEFAAELYPEHAYIQALVMIDLYGAALPFYIALYQAFKLLGYIDQNKAFSDASVQVLKNIKRCAVAISSMFVLGMPLFYLMAERDDAPGIIVIGMIIILASMVIAVFAAVLQKLLNEAIELKSENDLTV is encoded by the coding sequence ATGAAACGTAAACCAGGATCGACCACTTTTTTGAAGGCAGTAATTATTCTGTTTGGAATGGCTGCACTTGCTCTATGTGTATTTGTAGTGCCGGAGATTGCTGAATTTGCAGCAGAGCTGTATCCGGAGCATGCGTACATACAGGCACTCGTAATGATCGATTTGTATGGGGCGGCGCTACCTTTTTACATTGCCCTCTATCAAGCCTTTAAGCTGTTAGGCTATATCGATCAGAACAAGGCATTCTCGGATGCCTCAGTACAGGTGCTGAAGAATATCAAACGGTGTGCAGTCGCCATCAGCAGTATGTTTGTCTTAGGGATGCCGCTGTTCTATCTCATGGCAGAGAGGGATGACGCTCCGGGGATTATCGTTATTGGAATGATCATTATTTTGGCTTCCATGGTGATCGCTGTATTCGCAGCGGTGCTCCAGAAGCTACTGAATGAAGCTATCGAACTAAAATCTGAAAATGATTTGACAGTCTGA
- a CDS encoding helix-turn-helix domain-containing protein produces the protein MAIIINIDVMLAKRKMSVTELTEKVGITMANLSILKNGKAKAIRFSTLAAICKALDCQPGDILVYTPESIE, from the coding sequence ATGGCGATTATTATCAATATTGACGTGATGCTGGCGAAACGGAAAATGAGCGTAACAGAGCTTACAGAGAAGGTAGGTATAACGATGGCTAACTTGTCTATCTTGAAGAACGGCAAGGCGAAGGCCATCCGGTTTTCAACACTTGCGGCGATATGCAAGGCATTGGATTGTCAGCCCGGAGATATATTAGTATACACCCCGGAATCTATTGAATGA
- a CDS encoding DUF817 domain-containing protein, translated as MKSITRLLHFGYHQAMSCIFPVAIFGTLLLTSRIEVPFIHRYDVILLILLTVQYLMYRTGLETLDEIKVICVFHVIGLLLEIYKIRMGSWAYPDPGFTKLLGVPLYSGFMYASVASYMCQIWRRLKMAMTGWPGLAAAGMLGGAIYLNFFTHHFIPDFRWWLTAMVLVVFWRTWIIYRVQDRTYRMPLTLAFIIVGFFIWLAENIATFFNAWKYPDQHESWHLVGFGKISSWFLLVIISVIIVAQLKHVKAGRL; from the coding sequence TTGAAATCAATCACACGACTGCTGCATTTTGGTTATCACCAGGCGATGAGCTGCATCTTTCCCGTTGCGATCTTTGGAACCCTCCTGCTTACAAGCAGAATAGAAGTGCCATTTATCCACCGTTATGATGTTATTCTGCTGATACTGCTTACCGTGCAGTACCTTATGTACCGCACTGGACTGGAGACCCTTGATGAGATCAAGGTCATCTGCGTATTTCATGTGATTGGTCTGCTGCTGGAGATCTATAAGATACGAATGGGATCTTGGGCGTATCCTGATCCGGGATTCACGAAGCTGCTCGGTGTACCGCTGTATAGCGGGTTTATGTATGCAAGTGTGGCAAGCTACATGTGTCAGATCTGGCGCAGACTGAAGATGGCTATGACCGGCTGGCCGGGGCTGGCTGCTGCGGGAATGCTTGGCGGAGCGATCTATCTGAACTTTTTCACCCACCACTTTATTCCGGATTTCCGCTGGTGGCTGACGGCGATGGTGCTGGTAGTCTTTTGGAGAACATGGATCATTTACCGGGTGCAGGACAGAACGTACAGGATGCCGCTGACATTGGCTTTCATCATTGTAGGTTTCTTTATCTGGCTGGCGGAGAATATCGCTACCTTCTTTAATGCCTGGAAATATCCGGACCAGCATGAAAGCTGGCATCTGGTGGGCTTTGGCAAGATCAGCTCTTGGTTTCTGCTTGTGATCATCAGCGTCATTATTGTGGCTCAGCTTAAGCATGTTAAGGCGGGACGTTTATAA
- a CDS encoding methyl-accepting chemotaxis protein, which yields MDNLTALIAAAPLFKQIHAQDIMIGITDREIFHYYEPSKVLDFGLTKGSPVSPDDPSLGNALAGRATTNRLSPELYGATVVSSAVPIYGDEGEVIGAFAIAYTLENEDKMEQLTESINQISGQLADMVQNVAAQSEELSATTAQILENSRKTVEESKQVNKVAGFIREISEQTNLLGLNAAIEAARVGEQGAGFGVVATEVRKLSVHTKEATKSIEDSLSTVQRSIREMEQEIEAIALSSSAQAELVTQFSDVIEKLNETSGEMARFISSVIQ from the coding sequence ATGGATAACTTAACAGCACTGATCGCAGCAGCACCCTTGTTCAAGCAGATTCACGCACAGGATATTATGATCGGTATTACGGATAGAGAAATTTTCCATTATTATGAGCCAAGCAAAGTGCTGGATTTCGGCTTAACCAAAGGAAGTCCCGTTTCACCGGATGATCCGTCTCTCGGAAATGCCCTGGCTGGACGCGCCACGACAAACCGGTTGTCACCTGAGCTGTACGGAGCAACTGTAGTTTCTTCGGCAGTCCCGATTTATGGGGATGAAGGTGAAGTCATCGGGGCCTTCGCAATTGCCTATACGCTGGAAAATGAAGATAAAATGGAACAGCTGACCGAGAGCATCAATCAGATCAGCGGCCAGCTGGCAGACATGGTGCAGAATGTAGCAGCCCAGTCTGAGGAGCTGTCGGCAACGACGGCGCAGATTCTGGAAAATTCCCGCAAGACGGTGGAAGAGTCCAAGCAGGTGAACAAGGTGGCCGGATTCATCCGGGAGATCTCCGAGCAGACGAATCTGCTGGGCCTGAATGCGGCGATTGAGGCTGCGCGGGTCGGAGAGCAGGGCGCAGGCTTCGGAGTAGTTGCGACAGAGGTGCGCAAGCTGTCTGTGCACACGAAGGAAGCCACGAAGTCGATCGAAGATTCACTAAGTACAGTGCAGCGTTCGATCCGGGAGATGGAGCAGGAGATTGAGGCAATTGCCTTGTCTTCTTCGGCGCAGGCTGAGCTCGTAACCCAGTTCAGCGATGTCATTGAGAAGCTGAATGAGACCAGTGGGGAGATGGCCAGATTCATTTCATCCGTAATCCAATAA
- a CDS encoding saccharopine dehydrogenase family protein yields MKTDIIVIGGYGHVGSQICRLLGEKHPGKVYAAGRNLKRAEEFSRSTGGYVKPLRLAAEEPLDQKLLERVKLVVMCLDQQDTRLAEACLQSGTHYIDVSANGEFLSKLQKLDLVKNGLQAAALLSVGLAPGLTNLLAARAMQELEQTESIDISILLGLGDSHGQAALEWTVDNLGAVFEITEHGKTRTASSFTERKSTDFGLGLRTRTAYRFPFSDQQTLPVTLGVPSVSTRLCFDSRISTSAVAVLRRLGLPALLLRNRTCRNFAVRAFGKFRFGSARFAVKVDAYGLKNGKPMQIEYGITGVHEADITAITAAGVTLNLYESAPPPGVYHIEQLFTLQTAGNHLSLAYTGEAGTSQGMTYSLEGATFWNR; encoded by the coding sequence ATGAAAACAGATATTATAGTCATCGGCGGTTATGGTCATGTCGGGTCACAGATTTGCCGGCTTCTTGGCGAGAAGCATCCCGGGAAGGTCTATGCGGCGGGAAGAAATCTGAAACGTGCTGAAGAGTTCTCCCGCAGTACCGGCGGGTATGTGAAGCCGCTGCGTCTGGCGGCAGAGGAGCCGCTGGACCAGAAGCTGCTCGAACGGGTGAAGCTGGTTGTAATGTGTCTGGATCAGCAGGATACGCGGCTGGCAGAAGCCTGCCTGCAGAGCGGTACGCATTATATAGATGTCTCGGCGAACGGCGAATTCCTCAGCAAGCTGCAGAAGCTGGACCTGGTGAAGAATGGCCTCCAGGCTGCAGCACTGCTGAGTGTCGGCCTGGCTCCTGGCCTGACCAATCTGCTCGCGGCAAGGGCCATGCAGGAGCTGGAGCAGACGGAGTCCATTGACATCTCCATTCTGCTTGGGCTTGGAGACAGTCATGGACAAGCCGCTCTGGAGTGGACCGTGGACAACCTGGGGGCAGTCTTTGAGATTACTGAGCATGGCAAAACGCGTACGGCTTCAAGCTTCACGGAAAGGAAGTCCACTGATTTCGGCTTGGGTCTGCGGACCCGGACAGCCTACCGTTTTCCTTTTTCGGATCAGCAGACGCTGCCTGTAACTTTAGGCGTTCCATCGGTGTCCACCCGGCTCTGCTTCGATTCCCGCATCTCCACCTCCGCTGTTGCTGTACTGCGCAGACTAGGTCTGCCCGCACTGCTGCTGCGGAACAGAACCTGCCGTAACTTCGCTGTCCGGGCTTTCGGCAAATTCCGGTTCGGCTCGGCACGCTTCGCGGTTAAAGTGGATGCCTATGGGCTGAAGAACGGCAAGCCCATGCAAATTGAATATGGAATAACAGGTGTACATGAAGCAGACATTACTGCAATAACTGCGGCTGGTGTAACCCTTAACCTCTATGAATCCGCACCTCCGCCAGGTGTCTATCATATTGAGCAGTTATTCACACTGCAGACGGCAGGGAACCATCTGTCTCTGGCATACACCGGGGAAGCCGGAACCAGTCAAGGTATGACTTATTCTCTGGAAGGCGCTACTTTCTGGAACCGGTGA